A window from Aeromonas rivipollensis encodes these proteins:
- the udk gene encoding uridine kinase, with amino-acid sequence MSDTQHSCVIIGIAGASASGKSLIAQTIYEELVAELGAGQIGVITEDCYYRDQTHLTMEERVKTNYDHPNALDHDLLVQHLTQLVQGDAVNIPQYSYTEHTRLSEVTAFAPRRVIILEGILLLTDSRLRELMDASIFMDTPLDICLLRRLVRDVQERGRTMDSVLKQYQKTVRPMFMQFIDPSKQYADVIVPRGGKNRIAIDMLKARIRHMLIG; translated from the coding sequence ATGTCTGATACTCAACATTCGTGTGTGATCATCGGTATTGCTGGTGCGTCCGCATCCGGCAAGAGTCTTATCGCTCAAACCATCTACGAAGAGCTGGTGGCCGAGCTGGGCGCAGGTCAGATTGGTGTGATCACCGAGGATTGCTACTACCGTGATCAGACCCACCTGACCATGGAAGAGCGGGTCAAGACCAACTATGACCATCCCAATGCCCTGGATCATGATCTGTTGGTGCAGCATCTGACCCAGCTGGTGCAAGGGGATGCCGTCAATATTCCCCAGTACTCCTATACCGAACACACGCGCTTGAGCGAAGTCACCGCCTTCGCGCCGCGCCGGGTCATCATTCTGGAAGGCATACTGCTGCTGACCGACAGTCGCCTGCGGGAGCTGATGGATGCCTCCATCTTCATGGATACGCCACTGGACATCTGCCTGCTGCGCCGTCTGGTCCGTGACGTGCAAGAGCGTGGCCGCACCATGGACTCCGTCCTCAAGCAGTATCAGAAGACGGTACGCCCCATGTTCATGCAGTTCATCGACCCGTCCAAGCAGTATGCGGATGTGATAGTGCCCCGTGGCGGCAAGAACCGCATCGCCATCGACATGCTCAAGGCGCGCATCCGCCACATGTTGATTGGTTGA
- the apbC gene encoding iron-sulfur cluster carrier protein ApbC, producing the protein MVIDSVKQILAEFKPAGWGQDLVAAGFVRAIELHGQTLTIKLVLPFASQTLFEQMKEAFDAQIRAVTGAAIVDWQCDIEVASMPRAQQLAAVQGIRNILVVASGKGGVGKSTTAVNLALALQKEGARVAILDADIYGPSIPTMMGTLKERPHSLDGKLMEPVMACGLKTNSIGYLVAEQDATIWRGPMASKALAQILHETRWGEVDYLVVDMPPGTGDIQLTLAQQVPTTAALIVTTPQDVALADARKGIAMFNKVNVPVLGIVENMSYHVCSACGHHEALFGTGGGKKMAEQYQVALLGQLPLHIDIRQHMDDGCPTVFGSPEGGLAESYLKLARRVGAELYFSGKPIATPLYTVALDE; encoded by the coding sequence ATGGTGATTGATTCAGTAAAACAGATTCTTGCCGAATTTAAGCCGGCTGGATGGGGCCAGGATCTGGTGGCGGCCGGATTTGTGCGTGCCATCGAGCTGCATGGGCAGACCCTGACCATCAAGCTGGTGCTGCCCTTTGCCAGCCAGACCCTGTTCGAGCAGATGAAAGAAGCGTTCGATGCCCAGATAAGGGCCGTGACGGGGGCCGCCATCGTCGACTGGCAGTGCGACATCGAGGTGGCGAGCATGCCCCGCGCCCAGCAACTGGCGGCGGTACAGGGTATTCGCAACATTCTGGTGGTGGCCTCCGGCAAGGGCGGGGTGGGCAAGTCCACCACGGCCGTCAACCTGGCGCTGGCGCTGCAAAAAGAGGGGGCGCGGGTCGCCATTCTGGATGCGGACATCTATGGCCCCTCGATCCCGACCATGATGGGAACCCTCAAGGAGCGCCCCCACAGCCTGGATGGCAAGTTGATGGAGCCTGTCATGGCCTGTGGTCTCAAGACCAACAGCATCGGCTACCTGGTGGCGGAGCAGGATGCCACCATCTGGCGCGGCCCCATGGCGAGCAAGGCGCTGGCGCAGATCCTCCACGAGACTCGCTGGGGAGAGGTGGATTACCTGGTGGTGGACATGCCGCCAGGCACAGGGGACATCCAGCTCACCCTGGCCCAGCAGGTGCCGACCACGGCCGCCCTGATCGTCACCACACCGCAGGATGTGGCGCTGGCGGATGCCCGCAAGGGGATCGCCATGTTCAACAAGGTCAATGTGCCGGTGCTCGGCATCGTCGAAAACATGAGTTATCACGTCTGCAGCGCCTGCGGTCATCACGAGGCGCTGTTCGGTACCGGCGGTGGCAAGAAGATGGCAGAGCAGTATCAAGTGGCGCTGCTTGGTCAGTTGCCGCTGCACATCGACATCCGCCAGCACATGGACGATGGCTGCCCTACCGTGTTCGGATCTCCGGAGGGGGGACTGGCCGAGTCCTATCTGAAACTGGCCCGTCGGGTGGGGGCCGAGCTCTATTTCAGCGGTAAACCGATTGCGACCCCGCTCTACACGGTGGCGCTGGACGAATAA
- the metG gene encoding methionine--tRNA ligase has translation MATDPRRMLVTCALPYANGSIHLGHMLEHIQADIWVRYQRMRGHQVHFVCADDAHGTPIMLKAQQMGITPEEMIAAVSQEHQGDFAGFNISFDNYHSTHSDENRELAGLIYGRLKESGKIKIRTISQLFDPEKSMFLPDRFVKGTCPKCKSPEQYGDNCDACGATYSPTELIDPKSAVSGATPVMKDSEHFFFDLPQFEKWLAEWVRGSGAIQEEMANKMQEWFESGLQQWDITRDAPYFGFEIPGAPGKYFYVWLDAPIGYMASFKNLCDKRGDIDFDSYWKADSEAELYHFIGKDIAYFHCLFWPAMLEGAGFRKPTKVNVHGYVTVNGAKMSKSKGTFIKASTYLKHLDPECLRYYYAAKLNSRIDDLDLNLEDFVSRVNADVVNKLVNLASRNAGFIAKRFDGKLANSCSEPELYSEFASARASIADAYEAREFSRAIREIMALADKANRYVDDKAPWVIAKQEGADAQLQDVCSVGINLFRVLMAYLKPVMPHLAERAEAFLGETLSWDGVAQPLTNHQLAPFKALFSRIEPAKVEAMVEASKEDLAKEQAPKATGPLADDPISPTISYEDFAKLDLRVALIKKAEAVPEAEKLLKLQLDIGGETRQVFAGIKSAYNPEDLEGKLTVMVANLAPRKMRFGMSEGMVLAAGPGGKDLWILEPQEGAQPGMRVK, from the coding sequence ATGGCAACTGATCCTCGTAGAATGCTGGTAACCTGCGCCCTCCCCTATGCCAACGGCTCCATCCATCTTGGCCACATGCTGGAACACATCCAGGCCGATATCTGGGTTCGTTATCAGCGAATGCGTGGCCATCAGGTGCATTTCGTTTGTGCCGATGACGCGCACGGTACCCCCATCATGCTCAAGGCGCAGCAGATGGGGATCACTCCCGAGGAGATGATCGCTGCCGTATCCCAGGAGCATCAGGGGGATTTTGCCGGCTTCAACATCAGCTTCGACAACTATCACTCGACTCACAGCGACGAGAACCGCGAGCTGGCCGGGCTTATCTATGGCCGCCTCAAAGAGTCCGGCAAGATAAAGATCCGCACCATCTCCCAGCTGTTCGATCCGGAAAAGTCCATGTTCCTGCCGGACCGCTTCGTCAAGGGCACCTGCCCCAAGTGCAAGTCCCCGGAGCAGTATGGCGACAACTGCGACGCTTGCGGCGCCACCTACAGCCCGACCGAGCTGATCGATCCGAAATCCGCCGTCTCCGGCGCCACCCCGGTGATGAAGGACTCCGAGCACTTCTTCTTCGATCTGCCGCAGTTTGAAAAATGGCTGGCAGAGTGGGTGCGCGGCTCAGGTGCCATCCAGGAAGAGATGGCCAACAAGATGCAGGAGTGGTTCGAATCCGGCCTGCAGCAGTGGGACATCACCCGCGATGCCCCCTACTTCGGGTTCGAGATCCCGGGCGCACCGGGCAAATACTTCTACGTCTGGCTGGATGCCCCCATCGGCTATATGGCGTCGTTCAAGAACCTGTGCGACAAGCGCGGCGACATCGACTTTGACAGCTACTGGAAGGCAGACTCCGAAGCCGAACTTTATCACTTCATCGGCAAGGACATCGCCTACTTCCACTGCCTGTTCTGGCCGGCCATGCTGGAAGGGGCGGGTTTCCGCAAGCCGACCAAGGTTAACGTGCACGGCTATGTGACCGTCAACGGCGCCAAGATGTCCAAGTCCAAGGGCACCTTCATCAAGGCCTCCACCTACTTGAAGCACCTGGATCCCGAGTGCCTGCGTTACTACTACGCCGCCAAGCTCAACAGCCGCATCGACGATCTGGACTTGAACCTCGAAGACTTCGTCTCCCGGGTCAATGCCGACGTGGTCAACAAGCTGGTCAATCTGGCCTCCCGCAATGCCGGCTTTATCGCCAAGCGTTTCGACGGCAAGCTGGCCAACAGCTGCAGCGAACCCGAGCTCTATAGCGAGTTCGCGAGCGCCCGCGCCTCTATTGCCGATGCCTACGAGGCCCGTGAGTTCAGCCGCGCCATTCGCGAGATCATGGCGCTCGCCGACAAGGCCAACCGCTATGTGGATGACAAGGCTCCCTGGGTCATCGCCAAGCAGGAAGGGGCGGATGCGCAGCTGCAGGACGTCTGCTCCGTCGGCATCAACCTGTTCCGGGTGCTGATGGCCTACTTGAAGCCCGTCATGCCGCACCTGGCCGAGCGCGCCGAAGCCTTCCTGGGTGAAACCCTCTCCTGGGATGGCGTGGCACAGCCATTGACTAACCACCAGCTAGCCCCCTTCAAGGCGCTCTTCTCCCGCATCGAGCCCGCCAAGGTGGAAGCCATGGTGGAAGCCTCCAAGGAAGATCTGGCCAAGGAGCAGGCGCCAAAAGCGACAGGCCCGCTGGCAGACGACCCCATAAGCCCAACCATCTCTTATGAGGATTTCGCCAAGCTTGACCTGCGCGTGGCGCTGATCAAGAAGGCCGAAGCGGTACCGGAAGCCGAGAAGCTGCTGAAACTTCAGCTCGACATCGGCGGTGAGACCCGTCAGGTGTTCGCCGGCATCAAGTCCGCCTACAACCCGGAAGATCTGGAAGGCAAGCTGACCGTGATGGTGGCCAACCTGGCCCCGCGCAAGATGCGCTTTGGCATGTCCGAAGGCATGGTGCTGGCCGCAGGCCCGGGCGGCAAGGATCTCTGGATCCTGGAGCCCCAGGAAGGCGCCCAGCCAGGCATGCGCGTCAAATAA
- a CDS encoding CHAD domain-containing protein has translation MDQGKGLEQARRLMDQYWAATLALRQRAGSEEVHGYRIATRRLLALLALWRPLIHEPGLELRLMRAVGRLSALRDAQVYAAHFGGKPLPLAMPRVPMLAVRLARWLDRMLQVPADFNPLPLFQMHLALGLADCLAEPGLEHSAGNRLRLRHWHRLRLVLKQTRYGVELLVGQGEGDPAWLSMLIEWQDRLGQLQDARQWRRRLRRQKGRNKQVRALREAIRCQLHQLDCRQAELIGLRMALQRQDSR, from the coding sequence ATGGATCAGGGCAAGGGGCTAGAGCAGGCACGCCGTCTCATGGATCAATACTGGGCCGCCACCCTGGCCCTGCGCCAGCGGGCAGGATCGGAGGAGGTCCATGGCTACCGGATTGCGACCCGTCGCTTGCTGGCCCTGCTCGCCCTCTGGCGTCCCCTGATCCATGAACCCGGGCTGGAGCTGCGACTGATGCGCGCTGTGGGTAGGCTCTCCGCCCTGCGGGACGCCCAGGTCTATGCGGCGCACTTTGGCGGCAAACCCCTCCCTTTGGCCATGCCCCGGGTGCCCATGCTGGCGGTGCGACTGGCGCGCTGGCTGGATCGGATGCTGCAAGTCCCTGCCGACTTCAATCCCCTGCCGCTTTTTCAGATGCATCTGGCGCTTGGTCTGGCGGATTGCCTGGCCGAGCCCGGGCTGGAGCACTCTGCCGGCAACAGGCTGCGGCTGCGCCACTGGCACAGGTTGCGGCTGGTCCTGAAACAGACCCGTTATGGGGTGGAGCTGCTGGTGGGGCAGGGGGAGGGCGATCCGGCCTGGCTCTCCATGCTGATCGAGTGGCAGGACAGGCTGGGTCAGTTGCAGGACGCCCGGCAATGGCGCAGGCGGCTGCGTCGCCAGAAGGGGCGGAACAAGCAAGTGCGCGCCCTGCGGGAGGCGATACGCTGCCAGTTGCACCAGCTGGACTGCCGGCAGGCTGAGCTGATTGGTCTGCGGATGGCGTTGCAGCGCCAAGATTCGCGCTAA
- a CDS encoding acylphosphatase, with protein sequence MGEQSFVVRVWGQVQGVGFRYFTRERALQLGLRGHAYNLEDGSVEILIAGPEQKVQMMLGWLEHGPRTATVTKMECTRALPPTGSGFHTN encoded by the coding sequence ATGGGAGAGCAATCGTTTGTCGTGCGAGTGTGGGGCCAGGTACAGGGGGTGGGGTTTCGTTACTTCACCCGTGAGCGAGCACTGCAGCTGGGGCTCAGGGGGCATGCCTACAACCTGGAAGATGGCTCTGTGGAGATCCTGATCGCCGGCCCTGAGCAGAAGGTGCAGATGATGCTGGGCTGGCTGGAACATGGGCCCCGAACGGCCACAGTGACCAAAATGGAGTGCACCCGGGCATTGCCCCCCACGGGCTCCGGTTTTCATACCAACTGA
- a CDS encoding methyl-accepting chemotaxis protein gives MKEVKFRWVDRYLIHLTISEKFLITFWCPLLFIAFLTWYLLADGHDQQMQIRLDQLKQRVETTAQLITQQPTLTLPADLTLAPTGSVGLTQQGDRFQYSAQAGQAGFVSSTLDSGNFSMWDGQGTTLTIIAVLAALLALITHYLMTFVSGALYSTNKALQTVANGDLTFRLNFFPVRDEFSILAGSIDKFTDRQHKIVQLVEESAEALTMAADEFREHASDGETLARAQRQHMDSLAAAMEQMSAAIREVARNANDTLLQTRQSSEEAANGAQRVARTIAAIRTLADEIGNASGAVERLTHNANRINEVVNVINAISQQTNLLALNAAIEAARAGEQGRGFAVVADEVRTLASRTQQATVEIQQMIEELQAGTGALNDIMEKTVGRAATSQQLITEVGQDIDKLSNHSDAVLEMSTQIATSSEEQSSVAEEITRNLDQVRHEAGRVEESASASVAGTTGLKATATELGQAMTGLRI, from the coding sequence ATGAAAGAAGTTAAATTCCGGTGGGTTGACCGTTATCTCATTCATCTCACGATCAGCGAAAAATTTCTCATCACCTTCTGGTGCCCCTTGTTGTTCATCGCCTTTCTCACCTGGTACCTGCTGGCAGACGGCCATGATCAGCAGATGCAGATCCGGCTGGATCAACTCAAGCAACGGGTAGAGACCACGGCCCAGCTGATCACCCAGCAGCCCACCCTCACCCTGCCGGCCGATCTCACCCTGGCCCCCACCGGCAGCGTCGGTCTGACCCAGCAGGGGGATCGCTTTCAATATAGTGCCCAGGCCGGTCAGGCCGGTTTTGTCAGCAGCACCCTGGACTCCGGCAACTTTTCCATGTGGGATGGACAGGGGACGACCCTCACCATCATCGCCGTGCTGGCCGCCCTGCTTGCCCTCATCACCCACTATCTGATGACCTTCGTCTCCGGGGCCCTCTACTCCACCAACAAGGCGCTGCAGACGGTGGCGAACGGGGATCTCACCTTCCGCCTCAACTTCTTCCCGGTGCGGGACGAGTTCTCCATCCTGGCGGGCAGCATCGACAAGTTCACCGATCGTCAGCACAAGATAGTGCAACTGGTGGAGGAGTCCGCCGAGGCGCTCACCATGGCCGCCGACGAGTTCCGCGAGCACGCCAGTGACGGAGAGACCCTGGCCCGCGCCCAGCGCCAGCACATGGACTCCCTGGCCGCCGCCATGGAGCAGATGTCTGCGGCGATCCGCGAAGTGGCCCGCAACGCCAACGACACCCTGCTGCAGACCCGCCAGTCCAGCGAGGAGGCGGCCAACGGCGCCCAGCGGGTAGCGCGCACCATTGCCGCCATCCGTACCCTGGCAGACGAGATTGGCAACGCCTCCGGCGCCGTCGAGCGTCTGACCCACAATGCCAACCGCATCAACGAGGTGGTCAACGTCATCAACGCCATCTCCCAGCAGACCAACCTGCTGGCGCTCAACGCCGCCATCGAGGCCGCCCGGGCCGGCGAGCAGGGCCGCGGCTTCGCCGTGGTGGCAGACGAGGTACGCACCCTCGCCAGCCGCACCCAACAGGCCACGGTAGAGATCCAACAGATGATCGAAGAGCTGCAGGCCGGCACAGGGGCGCTCAACGACATCATGGAGAAGACGGTCGGGCGCGCCGCCACCAGCCAGCAGCTCATCACCGAGGTGGGCCAGGACATCGACAAGCTGAGCAACCACAGCGACGCCGTGCTGGAGATGAGCACCCAGATCGCCACCTCCAGCGAAGAGCAGAGCTCGGTGGCAGAGGAGATCACCCGCAACCTGGATCAGGTGCGCCACGAGGCCGGCCGGGTGGAAGAGTCCGCCAGCGCCTCGGTGGCCGGCACCACTGGCCTCAAGGCCACCGCCACCGAGCTCGGTCAGGCCATGACGGGCCTGAGGATCTGA